The Pusillibacter faecalis genome has a window encoding:
- the dxs gene encoding 1-deoxy-D-xylulose-5-phosphate synthase: MILEHIQSPADVKSLEREQLPQLCQELRKFLVQHVSETGGHLASNLGAVELTVAIHRVFDTAVDRLVFDVGHQCYIHKALTGRQELFSTLRQFQGLSGFPKPHESEHDAFIAGHASNSVSVALGMARARTLQNEDYSVLALIGDGAMTGGLAYEGLNNAGASGEPLIVILNDNGMSIAPNVGAMPSHLSRLRSKPAYYHFKKWYRSLFGKHPMENGLYRFNHRVKTALKKTLWPGSTLFEDMGFTYLGPIDGHDLPRLCDVLQWAQELHGPVVVHVYTVKGKGYSFAEQNPGKFHGIAPFDPETGLLKKEAAESFSDQFGKAMISCATQDERVCAITAAMAEGTGLSEFAKEFPQRFFDVAIAEGHGVSMAAGLAAQGMIPVFAVYSTFLQRGYDQLIHDVALERLHVVLAVDRAGLVGADGETHHGCFDALYLSEIPGFTVLCPASFAELRTMLRRALFEIDGPVAVRYPRGGEEAFRKDCSAEPLVRLREGGDITLLGYGILINQLLEAAELLEAEGIHAEVLKLNQISPLSGDLLYTFFGERKPLLVLEDALGAGCVGQRVAAILTEGGLSPSRLILKNMEKHFAPEGSVAELNHRFGLDAAGVAAAVQEAIGHGQ, encoded by the coding sequence ATGATTTTGGAACACATCCAATCTCCTGCTGATGTGAAATCTCTGGAACGAGAACAGCTTCCTCAGCTCTGCCAGGAGCTGCGGAAATTTTTGGTTCAGCACGTATCAGAGACGGGAGGACACCTGGCCTCCAATCTGGGGGCCGTAGAGCTAACTGTGGCCATCCATCGCGTCTTCGATACAGCGGTAGACCGTCTCGTTTTTGACGTAGGTCATCAATGCTATATCCATAAGGCGTTGACGGGCCGGCAGGAGCTATTTTCCACCCTGCGCCAGTTTCAGGGGCTCTCGGGCTTCCCGAAACCTCATGAGAGCGAACATGACGCATTTATCGCCGGCCACGCGTCCAACTCTGTTTCTGTAGCGCTTGGTATGGCAAGGGCAAGAACTTTACAAAACGAAGATTACAGTGTGCTGGCCTTAATCGGAGATGGCGCCATGACGGGGGGACTCGCCTACGAAGGGCTGAACAATGCCGGTGCCTCTGGCGAGCCGTTGATTGTGATTTTAAATGATAACGGCATGTCCATTGCTCCCAATGTGGGCGCGATGCCGTCCCACTTAAGCCGGCTGCGGAGCAAACCGGCCTATTATCACTTTAAGAAGTGGTATCGGAGCCTTTTTGGAAAGCATCCCATGGAGAATGGGCTCTATCGCTTCAACCACCGGGTGAAAACAGCTTTGAAGAAAACCCTCTGGCCTGGGAGCACGCTGTTTGAGGACATGGGGTTTACCTATTTGGGACCCATTGACGGCCACGATCTGCCGCGGCTTTGCGACGTACTGCAGTGGGCCCAGGAGCTGCATGGTCCTGTTGTGGTCCATGTCTATACGGTGAAGGGAAAGGGGTATTCCTTTGCGGAGCAGAATCCCGGAAAGTTTCACGGGATTGCTCCGTTTGATCCTGAGACTGGACTTTTGAAAAAGGAGGCCGCCGAGAGCTTTTCCGACCAGTTTGGAAAGGCTATGATCTCCTGTGCTACTCAGGATGAGCGTGTATGCGCCATCACCGCAGCTATGGCCGAGGGGACAGGCCTGAGCGAATTTGCAAAGGAGTTTCCGCAACGTTTTTTTGATGTAGCCATTGCGGAAGGGCACGGAGTGTCTATGGCCGCTGGTCTGGCGGCACAGGGCATGATCCCCGTGTTCGCTGTATACTCCACGTTTCTTCAGCGCGGGTACGACCAGCTGATTCACGATGTAGCCCTGGAGCGGCTGCATGTTGTGCTGGCGGTAGACCGGGCAGGCCTTGTGGGGGCCGATGGCGAGACCCATCACGGCTGCTTTGACGCACTGTATTTATCAGAAATTCCAGGCTTTACCGTCTTATGCCCCGCCAGTTTTGCAGAACTGCGCACGATGCTGCGGCGGGCACTGTTTGAAATAGATGGCCCGGTGGCCGTTCGATATCCCCGGGGCGGGGAGGAGGCTTTTCGGAAAGATTGCTCGGCAGAGCCGCTGGTCCGCCTGCGGGAGGGCGGCGATATCACGCTGCTGGGATATGGAATTCTAATCAATCAGCTGCTGGAAGCGGCAGAGCTTCTGGAAGCTGAAGGGATTCACGCGGAGGTGTTGAAGCTCAATCAGATTTCCCCATTGAGCGGAGACCTTCTGTACACGTTTTTTGGTGAACGGAAGCCTCTTCTGGTGTTGGAGGATGCCTTGGGTGCTGGGTGCGTTGGGCAGCGAGTGGCAGCAATTTTGACAGAGGGAGGCCTCTCTCCGTCCCGCCTCATTTTAAAAAACATGGAAAAACACTTTGCGCCGGAGGGAAGCGTAGCAGAGCTGAATCACAGATTCGGGCTGGATGCCGCTGGTGTAGCGGCAGCTGTTCAGGAGGCAATCGGACATGGGCAATAA
- a CDS encoding cupin domain-containing protein produces the protein MNLTPEQIKERFHMVPLDREGGVFCQTYISDEVLPEAVIPGRKGDHTLCSAILYLISGACFSRMHRLPTEEIFHFYLGDPVEMLQLYPDGTGKVVRMGQDILHGEELQLTVPRGTWQGTRLVPGGQWALLGTSMAPGMEFHDYEDGDQELLIKQYPQFRDLLEHLAGGPIYES, from the coding sequence ATGAATCTAACACCAGAACAAATTAAAGAGAGATTCCACATGGTGCCCCTGGACCGCGAAGGCGGCGTATTCTGCCAAACGTATATCAGCGACGAGGTGCTGCCGGAAGCAGTGATTCCCGGTAGAAAAGGGGATCACACACTCTGTTCTGCGATTTTGTACCTTATCAGTGGCGCATGTTTTTCCAGAATGCACCGCTTACCTACGGAGGAGATTTTTCACTTTTATCTGGGAGACCCGGTGGAAATGCTGCAGCTCTATCCAGATGGAACCGGAAAAGTGGTCCGAATGGGGCAGGATATTCTGCATGGTGAGGAGCTCCAGCTGACGGTGCCGAGAGGCACCTGGCAGGGAACTCGGCTGGTCCCTGGCGGCCAATGGGCGCTGTTGGGCACTTCCATGGCTCCTGGAATGGAATTTCACGACTATGAGGATGGAGATCAGGAGCTTTTGATCAAACAGTATCCTCAGTTCCGGGACCTTTTGGAGCATCTTGCAGGAGGCCCTATCTACGAATCATAG
- a CDS encoding CNNM domain-containing protein, producing MKKTKKEDSQYKWVLTVFVTAVVLSAVLSLVSESILDSTDIAVAVLTLTLFIGLGIVFDVIGVAATAADPKPFHSMAAHRERGAKEALFLLRNASRVSSVCNDVVGDICGIVSGATGAVIVVQLQQVLHLQSVLVSVVVTALISGLTIGGKALSKTFAMRQSTRVVYWTGRFLHLFHR from the coding sequence TTGAAAAAGACGAAAAAGGAAGATAGCCAATATAAATGGGTTCTTACCGTTTTTGTGACAGCGGTGGTTCTGTCCGCTGTGCTGAGCTTGGTGTCAGAGTCAATTCTGGACAGCACGGACATAGCTGTCGCGGTTTTGACTTTGACTCTTTTTATTGGACTTGGCATCGTGTTTGATGTCATTGGTGTTGCTGCCACAGCCGCTGATCCAAAGCCCTTTCACTCCATGGCGGCCCATCGGGAAAGGGGCGCAAAGGAGGCACTCTTCTTACTGCGAAATGCAAGCAGGGTGTCCAGCGTCTGTAACGATGTGGTGGGGGACATCTGCGGCATTGTATCCGGCGCCACCGGCGCAGTGATTGTCGTACAGCTCCAGCAGGTCCTTCATCTGCAGAGTGTTTTAGTCTCTGTAGTTGTAACTGCGTTGATTTCTGGACTCACCATTGGTGGCAAAGCGCTCTCCAAAACATTTGCTATGCGGCAAAGTACCCGCGTTGTTTATTGGACAGGGCGTTTTTTACACCTGTTTCACCGCTGA
- a CDS encoding ABC transporter permease, with product MDIASINDMVAASVRIATPVTLAALGGVFCQKAGIFNIGLEGMMLMGSFAVICGEIAFGGSIVAGLAFAALAGMLMSLLFALAVLKLEANKIITGIGINLLSVGLTSFLLRAIYHTQGTLRADVMGKLPNIEIPIIQNIPILGGIFGEQNLLTYFAFVMVILTALLLYKTPFGVAACAIGELPECVESGGIKPNKVALFAILWSGMLCGIAGTYLSTVSVSGFTEDMVQGRGFTAFSALIFGNGNPFITWAVSILFGFADALGIRVELNSSAFPSSIIKMFPYILSIIALASSCYVREVSRKKRHGESHNESNTRTN from the coding sequence GTGGATATTGCCTCTATAAACGACATGGTAGCTGCGTCCGTCCGTATCGCAACTCCTGTAACCCTGGCGGCTCTGGGTGGTGTTTTCTGTCAAAAGGCAGGAATTTTCAACATCGGACTGGAGGGGATGATGCTGATGGGCTCCTTTGCGGTGATTTGCGGAGAAATCGCCTTTGGCGGGAGTATTGTGGCCGGATTAGCTTTTGCCGCTCTGGCGGGTATGCTGATGTCTTTGCTGTTTGCACTGGCTGTATTGAAGCTGGAGGCCAATAAAATCATTACAGGCATTGGCATCAATCTTTTAAGCGTTGGCTTAACCTCCTTTTTACTCAGAGCGATTTATCATACACAAGGAACCCTGCGCGCTGACGTCATGGGAAAGCTCCCAAACATTGAAATTCCTATCATTCAGAATATTCCCATTCTTGGCGGAATTTTTGGCGAGCAAAACCTTTTGACCTATTTTGCGTTTGTCATGGTTATTCTGACAGCACTGCTTCTCTATAAAACGCCGTTTGGCGTGGCTGCCTGCGCAATTGGGGAATTGCCAGAATGTGTGGAGAGTGGAGGAATCAAGCCCAATAAAGTTGCCTTGTTTGCGATTCTCTGGTCAGGGATGCTCTGTGGGATTGCCGGCACCTATCTCTCCACAGTTTCTGTCTCTGGCTTTACGGAAGATATGGTGCAGGGCCGCGGCTTCACTGCATTTTCTGCTCTGATTTTTGGGAACGGAAATCCGTTTATTACCTGGGCAGTCAGTATCCTCTTTGGATTTGCCGATGCGCTGGGAATTCGTGTAGAGCTTAACAGCAGTGCATTCCCATCATCCATTATTAAAATGTTCCCCTACATTCTCTCCATCATTGCGCTGGCCAGCAGCTGCTATGTGCGAGAGGTGTCCAGAAAAAAACGGCATGGAGAATCACACAATGAATCTAACACCAGAACAAATTAA
- a CDS encoding ABC transporter ATP-binding protein, translating into MNAVEMIDIVKEYPGVLANDHVTLVVREGEIHGLVGENGAGKSTIMNQLYGMQRPTSGTIKVFGNEVQIHSPKDAIALGIGMVHQHFMLAPSLSVIQNMIMGKAPMSGPFIDLKTAKAKVREILERYSFQLDLDAKVYQLSIGQMQRVEIVKALYRGAKILILDEPTAVLTPQEVEELIQMMKRLKAQGCSIIIITHKLKEVMAATDTVTIMRKGVVTGVVETAKTNERALANLMVGREVNLRIPKADTSAYTEKVLRVRRLNVYNERGQKAVNQVSFSVRKGEILGVCGVEGNGQSELVNALTGLVPVASGSIQIYDQELSRAPVRMRRKSKMSHIPEDRIAVGGAKSCSIMENIMLDRYYEKQYCRGGILKQDEMRRHAEQLISEFAIKVPNSEYALGTLSGGNMQKVILAREMDADPELLIAAQPTRGVDIGAIEYIRKQLVALRDSGKAILLISAELEEIMTLSDRIVVMYEGEIVGSFRPEETTEEELGLYMAGSRNMTLDEDAL; encoded by the coding sequence ATGAATGCTGTTGAAATGATTGATATCGTCAAGGAATATCCGGGAGTACTCGCCAACGATCATGTCACACTGGTGGTTCGGGAAGGCGAAATCCACGGATTGGTTGGCGAAAACGGCGCGGGCAAATCCACGATTATGAACCAGCTGTATGGCATGCAAAGGCCAACCTCCGGTACGATCAAGGTATTTGGAAACGAGGTTCAGATTCATTCGCCAAAGGACGCCATTGCATTGGGAATCGGAATGGTTCATCAGCATTTTATGCTGGCACCGTCCCTCTCGGTGATTCAGAATATGATTATGGGAAAGGCCCCGATGAGCGGCCCCTTCATTGATTTAAAAACTGCAAAAGCCAAGGTCCGTGAAATCCTGGAGCGATACTCCTTCCAGCTGGACTTGGATGCCAAGGTCTATCAGCTCTCTATCGGACAGATGCAGCGCGTGGAAATCGTAAAGGCACTGTACCGTGGGGCAAAGATTCTGATTCTTGACGAACCTACGGCCGTTCTAACCCCGCAGGAGGTGGAGGAGCTGATTCAGATGATGAAGCGGCTCAAGGCGCAGGGCTGTTCCATCATCATCATTACCCACAAGCTCAAGGAGGTAATGGCGGCGACTGATACGGTCACAATCATGCGAAAAGGCGTGGTGACAGGTGTTGTAGAGACAGCGAAAACCAATGAGAGAGCACTTGCCAATTTGATGGTCGGCCGCGAAGTGAATCTGCGGATTCCCAAGGCCGATACATCTGCCTATACAGAAAAAGTCCTCCGGGTCCGCCGCCTGAATGTCTACAATGAACGAGGGCAAAAGGCTGTCAACCAAGTTTCCTTTTCAGTTAGAAAGGGCGAAATTTTAGGTGTCTGCGGGGTAGAGGGAAACGGTCAGTCCGAGCTTGTAAACGCATTGACAGGTCTTGTCCCCGTAGCTAGTGGGTCCATCCAGATTTACGACCAGGAGTTGAGCCGCGCACCTGTCCGTATGCGCCGGAAGAGCAAAATGTCCCACATTCCGGAGGACCGCATTGCTGTGGGTGGAGCCAAGAGCTGCAGTATCATGGAAAACATCATGCTGGATCGTTACTATGAAAAGCAGTACTGCAGAGGAGGTATTTTGAAGCAGGACGAGATGCGCAGACATGCCGAGCAGTTGATCTCAGAGTTTGCCATTAAAGTCCCTAATTCAGAGTATGCCCTTGGAACCCTCTCTGGAGGCAACATGCAAAAGGTGATCTTGGCGCGGGAGATGGACGCTGATCCAGAACTTTTAATCGCGGCCCAGCCGACACGAGGCGTTGACATTGGAGCGATTGAATATATCCGCAAACAACTGGTCGCTCTGCGGGACAGCGGAAAGGCCATCCTCCTGATCTCAGCAGAACTAGAAGAGATCATGACGCTCTCTGACCGCATTGTGGTGATGTATGAGGGTGAGATCGTTGGCTCCTTCCGTCCGGAGGAGACTACGGAGGAGGAGCTGGGACTTTATATGGCTGGCTCCAGAAACATGACATTAGATGAGGATGCGCTATGA
- the recN gene encoding DNA repair protein RecN, whose product MLELLHIENIAVIEEADIQFHAGFNALTGETGAGKSIVIDAMGTVLGGRTSRELVRTGAEKAFVSAAFSAVSANLPGLAENGVYPDEDGSLLMQREIANDGKNVCRVNGRPVTVAQLRKIGESLLNIHGQHDGQQLLDEEQHGAYLDRFGGTEKALSAYQTEYGEMVSLREQIRALQMDEAEKARRMDSLRFQIDELERAELIPGEEDELNTRRNLLRNGEKYLSALAGADYCFSGDEESGGVVSRLRDAEIALSGIRTLGGELSELYQRLESLHSEAYDLAEIIREKRQEFDFSPGELDAVESRCDQLYRLKKKYGPTVEEMLAYLERCRNELDAMETADDTLVRLGEKLKKTLQRVCELGAVLTERRQAAAKDLEQRIQQELRELDMHKVRFSIEFGEKEPAADGCDVIRFLMSANVGEDLRPIAKIASGGELARIMLALKNVLAEQEAVGTLVFDEVDTGVSGRAAQKVAEKLAQVSRRKQVLCVTHLPQLAAMADTHFSVQKGERDGRTYTKVLLLNREERKAELARLTGGNRVTDALMESAGELLDEAESYRKMLQR is encoded by the coding sequence ATGCTGGAATTACTGCACATTGAAAATATCGCGGTGATTGAAGAAGCGGATATCCAGTTTCACGCCGGGTTCAATGCCCTGACTGGCGAGACGGGTGCTGGTAAGTCTATTGTCATTGACGCCATGGGTACGGTCTTGGGGGGCCGGACCTCTCGGGAGCTGGTCCGCACTGGGGCAGAAAAGGCCTTTGTCAGTGCAGCCTTTTCCGCTGTCTCAGCCAATTTGCCTGGCCTTGCAGAGAACGGTGTGTACCCGGATGAGGATGGAAGTCTGCTGATGCAGCGGGAGATTGCCAATGATGGAAAGAATGTCTGCAGAGTGAATGGTAGGCCCGTCACAGTCGCCCAACTTCGGAAAATTGGCGAAAGTCTTCTGAATATTCACGGCCAGCATGACGGGCAACAGCTTCTGGATGAGGAGCAGCATGGGGCCTATTTAGACCGTTTCGGCGGGACTGAAAAGGCGCTCTCCGCGTACCAAACAGAATATGGAGAGATGGTGTCTCTTCGGGAGCAGATCAGGGCTTTACAAATGGATGAGGCGGAAAAGGCCCGCCGGATGGATAGCCTGCGTTTCCAGATCGACGAGCTGGAGCGAGCGGAGCTGATTCCAGGGGAAGAAGATGAGCTGAACACCCGCCGCAATCTCCTGCGCAATGGAGAGAAATATCTCTCTGCTCTGGCAGGTGCGGACTACTGTTTCAGTGGGGACGAGGAGTCTGGCGGTGTGGTCAGCCGGTTGCGTGACGCGGAGATCGCTTTGTCTGGCATCCGCACATTGGGAGGCGAACTTTCAGAACTCTATCAGCGTTTGGAATCCCTACACAGTGAAGCGTATGACCTTGCTGAAATTATCCGAGAAAAGCGGCAGGAATTTGACTTTTCTCCTGGGGAGCTAGACGCAGTGGAGAGCCGATGTGACCAGCTCTACCGTTTGAAGAAAAAATATGGCCCCACAGTAGAAGAAATGTTGGCTTATCTGGAACGGTGTCGGAATGAACTGGACGCCATGGAAACCGCAGACGACACATTGGTTCGGCTGGGAGAAAAGCTGAAAAAGACTCTGCAGAGGGTTTGTGAGTTAGGAGCCGTGCTGACTGAGCGGCGTCAGGCAGCCGCAAAAGACCTGGAGCAGCGTATTCAACAAGAGCTGCGGGAACTGGATATGCACAAGGTCCGCTTTTCTATTGAGTTTGGGGAGAAGGAGCCTGCGGCAGACGGCTGTGATGTCATCCGCTTTTTAATGTCCGCCAATGTGGGAGAGGATCTACGGCCCATCGCCAAGATTGCCTCTGGCGGTGAATTGGCTCGGATTATGCTGGCACTGAAAAATGTACTGGCAGAGCAAGAGGCTGTTGGGACACTGGTCTTTGACGAGGTGGACACCGGCGTCAGCGGCCGAGCGGCCCAAAAGGTAGCGGAAAAGCTGGCCCAGGTGAGCCGCCGCAAACAGGTATTGTGCGTTACCCATCTGCCTCAGCTGGCAGCTATGGCGGACACTCACTTTTCTGTACAGAAAGGCGAGCGGGACGGTCGTACCTATACGAAGGTTCTGCTGTTGAACCGAGAGGAGCGCAAAGCAGAGTTGGCCCGACTCACTGGTGGCAACCGGGTGACAGACGCGCTGATGGAGAGTGCTGGGGAGCTGCTGGATGAAGCAGAGTCCTATCGAAAAATGCTGCAAAGGTAG
- a CDS encoding NAD(+)/NADH kinase — MNPKKIILCPNPNRDHGMKTTKAAEKILHDLGFQTVVCSPFKDQKDELFAGYQVRSLPQELKSADLLITLGGDGTILHLAKLAALNRMPMLGINMGGLGFVAELEAGELESLRKLKNWDFETEHRMMLDVCVLRDGKQIYTNLGLNDAVIREGPISHVIHLKISSDGRHLADIAGDGVIISTPTGSTAYSLSAGGPVVEPVAQTMVVCPICTHNMRFSAYVLSPEHVLTVELERNGRKPVYLFVDESRAFSLRADDKILVRKSKHVTKLVRLSEKSFCEIFSQKMLPGGLNDEK, encoded by the coding sequence ATGAACCCAAAGAAAATTATTCTCTGCCCAAATCCCAACCGGGATCATGGGATGAAAACAACGAAGGCTGCTGAAAAGATTTTGCATGATCTGGGATTCCAAACGGTGGTCTGTTCTCCTTTTAAGGATCAGAAAGACGAGCTTTTTGCCGGGTACCAGGTCCGTTCCTTACCCCAGGAGCTGAAAAGTGCGGACCTCTTGATTACCTTGGGCGGAGACGGCACAATCCTCCACCTTGCAAAGCTGGCCGCGCTCAACCGGATGCCAATGCTGGGCATCAACATGGGCGGCCTTGGGTTTGTAGCAGAACTGGAGGCCGGTGAGCTGGAGAGCCTGCGGAAGCTGAAAAATTGGGACTTTGAAACCGAGCACCGGATGATGCTGGATGTCTGTGTTCTGCGGGACGGCAAGCAGATTTATACCAACCTGGGTCTCAATGATGCCGTTATCCGGGAAGGGCCCATTTCCCATGTGATCCATCTGAAAATTTCTTCAGATGGAAGACATTTAGCCGATATTGCAGGGGATGGGGTGATTATCTCAACGCCCACCGGCTCAACAGCCTATTCTCTCTCCGCTGGTGGTCCGGTGGTAGAGCCAGTAGCGCAGACCATGGTGGTCTGTCCGATCTGCACCCACAACATGCGCTTTTCTGCCTATGTGCTCTCTCCAGAGCATGTATTGACCGTAGAACTAGAGCGCAATGGACGAAAGCCAGTATACCTGTTTGTGGATGAGAGTCGGGCATTTTCCCTGCGTGCGGATGACAAAATTCTGGTGCGGAAGAGCAAGCATGTCACAAAGCTGGTTCGGCTATCAGAGAAGAGCTTTTGTGAAATTTTTTCTCAAAAAATGCTGCCCGGAGGGTTAAACGATGAAAAATGA
- a CDS encoding ABC transporter permease has product MNVSQVFSKLVSSQKASSAGRTLLRQIVLIMVALLLTSLFLLVTGYDPWIVFKAIYKSISTDIGGTVRWMIPYGMMGLAVALTFRMNLFNMGVDGQLYLGAIGATYISMQLGDAPRPVAILATIAFAVIAGALFAILPALLKIKLKCDEVVVTILLNYIAYYFTDYLVLGPMLGDGTLANARSTNYIPENTWLTNLSWLGDSNANTGLYIMLALLIGMAFIFYKTRFGYELKLCGANPNFAQYGGIRSGRVILAAMILSGAIAGAAGAIEVMGVHHRFPIRFSNSMGNDGVVIALLASNNPFGILLTSFFFAALKNGSNIMQRIADIPSSLIDVVRGIIIFTISAHFSFGWLREVYRKRQGTRKEGG; this is encoded by the coding sequence ATGAACGTCAGTCAAGTTTTCAGCAAATTGGTCAGCAGCCAAAAAGCATCTTCAGCGGGCAGGACCTTATTGAGACAGATTGTGCTTATCATGGTCGCTCTGCTGCTGACAAGCCTGTTTCTGCTGGTCACAGGCTATGACCCCTGGATTGTATTCAAGGCAATTTATAAAAGCATCAGCACAGATATCGGCGGGACGGTCCGATGGATGATACCCTATGGCATGATGGGGCTGGCAGTTGCGCTGACATTTCGGATGAATCTCTTTAATATGGGCGTTGACGGCCAGCTCTATTTGGGTGCTATCGGTGCCACTTACATCTCCATGCAGCTGGGTGATGCGCCACGGCCAGTGGCGATTCTGGCAACTATTGCGTTTGCCGTTATTGCGGGAGCCTTGTTCGCCATTCTTCCGGCATTGTTGAAAATTAAGCTCAAGTGTGATGAGGTAGTCGTCACCATTCTCCTGAACTATATTGCCTATTATTTTACAGACTATCTGGTATTGGGACCTATGCTGGGTGACGGCACACTGGCCAATGCACGTTCCACCAATTATATCCCGGAAAATACCTGGCTGACAAACCTCTCCTGGTTAGGAGATTCCAATGCAAATACAGGCCTTTATATCATGCTGGCACTGCTGATCGGCATGGCTTTTATCTTCTACAAAACACGCTTTGGATATGAGCTGAAACTCTGTGGCGCCAACCCCAATTTTGCACAATATGGCGGAATCCGTTCTGGAAGAGTGATTCTTGCCGCGATGATTCTCAGCGGCGCCATTGCTGGAGCTGCGGGAGCGATTGAGGTCATGGGGGTGCACCACCGCTTTCCGATCCGATTTAGCAATTCCATGGGAAATGATGGGGTTGTTATTGCGCTGCTTGCCAGCAATAATCCGTTTGGAATTCTCCTGACATCCTTTTTCTTTGCAGCACTAAAAAACGGTTCCAATATTATGCAGAGAATTGCCGATATTCCCAGTTCCCTGATTGATGTGGTGCGTGGAATCATCATCTTTACCATCAGTGCCCATTTTAGCTTTGGATGGCTGAGAGAGGTATACAGGAAGAGACAGGGCACGCGAAAGGAGGGGGGCTGA
- a CDS encoding TlyA family RNA methyltransferase, which produces MGNKSRLDILLVERGLQESRQRAQAAIMSGLVFVNGQRVDKPGTSISNEAAIEIRGNPMKYVSRGGLKLEKAMASFPIALEGCTCADIGASTGGFTDCMLQNGAAKVYAVDVGYGQLAWSLRNDPRVVCLERTNARYLTDEQVPEPLDFVSIDVSFISLRLILPAVHELLKARGHIVCLVKPQFEAGREKVGKKGVVREPAVHLEVLEQFLVHAKESNFTVLGLTYSPIRGPEGNLEYLGYLEKGLWGVPEFDLKALVEESHQVLNEGGTGV; this is translated from the coding sequence ATGGGCAATAAATCGCGATTGGATATCTTGCTGGTGGAGCGGGGATTACAGGAGAGCCGCCAGCGGGCACAAGCCGCCATCATGAGCGGTCTGGTATTTGTGAACGGGCAGAGAGTCGACAAGCCGGGAACTTCCATTTCCAATGAGGCAGCGATTGAGATTCGGGGAAATCCCATGAAATATGTCAGCCGCGGCGGATTAAAGCTGGAAAAAGCCATGGCCTCCTTTCCGATTGCTTTGGAGGGGTGCACCTGTGCCGATATTGGCGCCTCCACAGGCGGATTTACTGACTGCATGCTGCAAAACGGCGCAGCCAAGGTTTACGCGGTGGATGTGGGCTATGGCCAGTTGGCATGGAGTCTGCGAAACGACCCGCGAGTGGTTTGTCTGGAGCGGACTAACGCCCGCTATCTGACGGACGAGCAGGTTCCGGAGCCTCTTGATTTTGTCTCGATTGATGTGAGCTTTATTTCTCTGAGGCTAATCCTTCCGGCTGTGCATGAACTTCTGAAAGCAAGGGGACATATCGTTTGCCTTGTCAAGCCTCAGTTTGAGGCCGGCCGTGAAAAAGTTGGTAAAAAAGGGGTTGTTCGGGAGCCTGCAGTTCATTTAGAAGTGTTGGAGCAATTTCTTGTACATGCCAAGGAGTCTAACTTTACAGTTCTTGGTTTGACATATTCCCCCATCCGTGGTCCGGAGGGGAATCTGGAGTATCTGGGCTATCTGGAAAAGGGGCTATGGGGAGTGCCGGAATTTGACTTGAAAGCCTTGGTGGAGGAATCCCATCAGGTCCTCAATGAGGGAGGAACGGGGGTATGA
- the argR gene encoding arginine repressor: protein MKNDRQSMILEIISQENIETQEQLLTRLQERGINSTQATISRDIKQMHLIKEPAGHGVYKYAVSGNRTRLNFAEKLQTIFRESITSIAYAQNIVVLKTMPGLASAAAAALDSMDIAYMVGSLAGDDTAFLLMRDTDSAAAFCDEIKEML from the coding sequence ATGAAAAATGACCGGCAATCCATGATTTTAGAGATCATTTCCCAGGAAAATATTGAGACGCAAGAGCAGCTGCTTACCCGTCTGCAGGAACGGGGAATCAATAGCACACAGGCCACGATTTCTCGGGATATTAAGCAGATGCATCTGATCAAGGAACCTGCAGGCCATGGTGTCTACAAATATGCCGTTTCGGGCAACCGGACCCGGTTGAACTTTGCGGAAAAGCTACAGACTATTTTCCGGGAGAGTATCACCAGCATCGCCTACGCGCAGAATATTGTGGTTCTAAAGACCATGCCAGGACTGGCTTCCGCAGCTGCCGCGGCGCTGGACAGCATGGATATCGCCTATATGGTCGGGTCCCTGGCCGGCGATGACACTGCCTTTTTGCTGATGCGGGATACAGATTCCGCCGCAGCGTTCTGTGATGAAATTAAAGAGATGCTGTAA